The nucleotide sequence AGGCTAAAAAAACTCTTAGTGCCTTAACGTCTTAACGGTAAAAAACTTTGTGAACCTTTGTGCCTCCTTTGTGTTCTTTGTGGTTAAACTTTTTTATAACACCGTTGCTGTTAACTCCCTTCTAGCTCTTTCATTCTATCGTAAATCAAGAAGCTTTCAAACCCTCTTCTTAAAAAATAATCGCAAAACTTTTTCCGTTTTTTCATCTGATTGGTTTCGGTTAACGAGTCCCAATGTTTGAGTGTGAAGGTGTTGAAATTCTCCTCATATTCCTCAGGAGTGATTTCTTTTAAAGCAATATTGATTAGCGTTTGATTTATTTTTCGAAGTTTTAATTCGTTGGTAATACGGATTTTACCCCAATGTTTGATGCGGTGTTTCCCTCTTGCAAAACTGCGTGCAAAACGCTCTTCGTTCAGGAAATTATCGGTTATTAACTGACTGATAATTTGGTCGATTTCGTTCGCCTCCATTTTCATTTCGCGCAATTTAGAGATTACTTCTTCATGGCAACGATCTTGATAAGCACAGTAATGCTCTATTTTTTGGAGCGCTTCTTTAATGGTGTATATATCTTTCATAAGAGAAGCGAAATTTAAACATTAATATTTACAATAAACTAACCATTTTAAACAAATCAAAAACTACCTAAAAAAATAACTAATCTTTCATTTTCATAAAACCGTATCATCTTTTTTAACGTAAATATTAAATAAAACTTCAAATCAAATTTCAAAACACAAAAGATAGTAATTATACACATGAAAAAATCAAAAAACCCAATAAAATAGGCGGTTAACCAATTTAAAAAAATATGCATTTTATCGGCAAAATCCGCACATAAACGGCTTTAATTTTTTATTTTATAAAATACCGCTAATCTTGCACCAAATTTCACATTTTTTTAT is from Flavobacterium sp. NG2 and encodes:
- a CDS encoding regulatory protein RecX: MKDIYTIKEALQKIEHYCAYQDRCHEEVISKLREMKMEANEIDQIISQLITDNFLNEERFARSFARGKHRIKHWGKIRITNELKLRKINQTLINIALKEITPEEYEENFNTFTLKHWDSLTETNQMKKRKKFCDYFLRRGFESFLIYDRMKELEGS